In Porites lutea chromosome 7, jaPorLute2.1, whole genome shotgun sequence, a single window of DNA contains:
- the LOC140942658 gene encoding uncharacterized protein isoform X1: MAAAVNSLVCSKCQLFKMSFAGKFLFRGFFMLHHNNSRLFSRILPLMCWQKSDVPYKLSPQVAAINNCKLATLAEIESKQFLKRYLTYFNLLIKLEGLDSAVLDNFCQFVVSASRMMDLKVTKKFNLATETFSQTLAHPPDTYKKHKETYQFKRHGRMIEIGEVPVEKSDIFVQYLRDNVPVGVTVQLELKKWQDYVCPPDPRYLEEKRLQYERMKERKRKKQET, encoded by the exons ATGGCGGCTGCTGTGAACAGTCTGGTCTGCTCAAAATGTCAACTTTTCAAA ATGTCATTTGCTGGAAAGTTTCTTTTCCGTGGATTTTTCATGCTGCATCATAATAATTCCAG ACTATTCTCACGGATACTTCCTCTGATGTGTTGGCAGAAATCAg ATGTGCCTTACAAGTTATCACCACAAGTAGCAGCCATTAACAACTGTAAGCTGGCAACATTAGCAGAAATTGAG AGTAAACAATTCCTTAAACGCTACTTGACCTATTTTAATTTGCTGATCAAGTTGGAGGGCTTGGATAGTGCAGTTCTTGATAACTTCTGTCAGTTTGTGGTTAGTGCAAGCAGAATGATGGatctaaaagtaacaaaaaa ATTCAACCTTGCAACTGAGACCTTTAGTCAGACACTGGCCCATCCTCCAGACACttacaaaaaacacaaagaaacataTCAGTTTAAAAGACATGGAAGAATGATTGAG ATTGGTGAGGTTCCTGTTGAGAAGTCAGACATCTTTGTTCAATACTTGCGTGACAATGTTCCAGTAGGCGTGACAGTTCAACTAGAACTG AAAAAATGGCAAGATTACGTGTGTCCCCCGGATCCACGTTACTTGGAAGAAAAAAGACTTCAATATGAGAggatgaaagaaagaaaacgaaagaaacaagaaacataa
- the LOC140942658 gene encoding small ribosomal subunit protein uS10m-like isoform X2: protein MAAAVNSLVCSKCQLFKMSFAGKFLFRGFFMLHHNNSRLFSRILPLMCWQKSDVPYKLSPQVAAINNCKLATLAEIESKQFLKRYLTYFNLLIKLEGLDSAVLDNFCQFVVSASRMMDLKVTKKFNLATETFSQTLAHPPDTYKKHKETYQFKRHGRMIEIGEVPVEKSDIFVQYLRDNVPVGVTVQLELYPVENAFQRRQW from the exons ATGGCGGCTGCTGTGAACAGTCTGGTCTGCTCAAAATGTCAACTTTTCAAA ATGTCATTTGCTGGAAAGTTTCTTTTCCGTGGATTTTTCATGCTGCATCATAATAATTCCAG ACTATTCTCACGGATACTTCCTCTGATGTGTTGGCAGAAATCAg ATGTGCCTTACAAGTTATCACCACAAGTAGCAGCCATTAACAACTGTAAGCTGGCAACATTAGCAGAAATTGAG AGTAAACAATTCCTTAAACGCTACTTGACCTATTTTAATTTGCTGATCAAGTTGGAGGGCTTGGATAGTGCAGTTCTTGATAACTTCTGTCAGTTTGTGGTTAGTGCAAGCAGAATGATGGatctaaaagtaacaaaaaa ATTCAACCTTGCAACTGAGACCTTTAGTCAGACACTGGCCCATCCTCCAGACACttacaaaaaacacaaagaaacataTCAGTTTAAAAGACATGGAAGAATGATTGAG ATTGGTGAGGTTCCTGTTGAGAAGTCAGACATCTTTGTTCAATACTTGCGTGACAATGTTCCAGTAGGCGTGACAGTTCAACTAGAACTG TATCCAGTAGAAAATGCATTCCAAAGGAGACAATGGTGA